Proteins encoded within one genomic window of Methanothrix harundinacea 6Ac:
- a CDS encoding RidA family protein, with product MRQQTVQILINIQTALAAAGADLADVVKWNVYVVAGQPLQPGFEAFMRAWGRRPNPPAITMAFVSGLARPEYLVEIDAVAVVEE from the coding sequence ATCCGGCAGCAGACGGTTCAGATCCTGATAAACATCCAGACGGCGCTCGCGGCCGCAGGCGCAGACCTTGCGGACGTCGTCAAGTGGAACGTTTACGTGGTCGCCGGCCAGCCCCTCCAGCCGGGCTTCGAGGCGTTCATGAGGGCGTGGGGCCGCAGGCCCAACCCGCCGGCGATCACCATGGCCTTCGTCAGCGGGCTCGCGCGCCCGGAGTATCTGGTGGAGATCGACGCGGTAGCCGTGGTGGAGGAGTAG
- the hemB gene encoding porphobilinogen synthase, which produces MRRMRRLRKPGLRRIVAETRVSADDLIMPLFVDERLKRPIKIESMPGQNRHSLESLAKEVEELEELGVPAVILFGLPEKKDEVGSGAYDPQGVVQRAAERIKETTSKVIVIADLCLCEYTSHGHCGLIKNQEVANDETLPLLGKAAVSQARAGADVVAPSGMMDHMVAAIRGALDDEGFTDTPILSYAAKYASSFYGPFREAAESGYSFGDRSGYQMDPANALEALWEVRLDIEEGADMIMVKPAMPYLDIVRMVKDEFGMPTAAYQVSGEYSMIMAAAERGWIDGEKAMGEALTSIKRAGADMILTYYAKKFARKAHG; this is translated from the coding sequence ATGAGAAGGATGCGTAGACTTCGTAAGCCGGGGCTGAGAAGGATCGTCGCCGAGACGAGGGTCTCGGCGGACGACCTGATCATGCCCCTCTTCGTGGATGAGCGGTTAAAGAGGCCCATCAAGATCGAGTCGATGCCGGGGCAGAATAGGCACTCCCTCGAGAGCCTCGCGAAGGAGGTCGAGGAGCTGGAGGAGCTGGGGGTCCCCGCCGTCATCCTATTCGGCCTTCCTGAAAAGAAGGACGAGGTCGGCTCCGGCGCTTACGATCCCCAGGGCGTCGTCCAGAGGGCGGCCGAGCGGATCAAGGAGACGACCTCGAAGGTCATCGTCATCGCCGACCTCTGCCTCTGCGAGTACACCAGCCACGGCCACTGCGGCCTGATCAAAAACCAGGAGGTGGCCAACGACGAGACCCTCCCCCTCCTGGGCAAAGCAGCCGTCTCCCAGGCGAGGGCGGGAGCGGACGTCGTCGCCCCCAGCGGGATGATGGACCACATGGTGGCCGCGATCCGCGGAGCCCTGGACGACGAGGGATTCACCGATACCCCCATCCTCTCCTACGCCGCCAAGTACGCCTCCAGCTTCTACGGACCCTTCCGGGAGGCGGCGGAGTCGGGGTACTCCTTCGGCGACCGGTCCGGCTACCAGATGGACCCCGCCAACGCTTTAGAGGCGCTATGGGAAGTCCGCCTCGACATCGAGGAGGGGGCGGATATGATCATGGTGAAGCCGGCGATGCCCTACCTCGACATCGTGAGGATGGTCAAAGACGAGTTCGGGATGCCGACGGCCGCCTATCAGGTGAGCGGTGAGTACTCGATGATCATGGCCGCGGCGGAGCGGGGCTGGATCGATGGAGAGAAGGCGATGGGCGAGGCGCTCACCTCCATCAAGCGGGCCGGGGCGGATATGATATTGACGTACTATGCGAAGAAGTTTGCGAGGAAGGCGCACGGGTGA
- a CDS encoding DNA-methyltransferase has translation MVIIEPSDFGRELEDLVPINALNFARSEGQRAIPAIAKNPDLLLEIEMAAKRVPTRHQLFLGDSRFMEEIPDESVHLAVTSPPYWTLKEYPANEGQLGSVEDYEQFLDELDRVWRNVFRVLVPGGRLVVVVGDVCLPRRCFGRHVVFPLHASIQERCRKIGFDNLAPIIWYKIANARFESNNGSKFLGKPYEPNAIVKNDIEYILFQRKPGGYRKPSNAARLLSVIPEDLHKEWFQQIWTITGASTRKHPAPFPLALAERLIRMFSFVGDTVLDPFMGTGTTNLAAGQWGRSSVGFEIEPTYFEMASNRLNKIRNKQLTLDFDGF, from the coding sequence GTGGTGATAATCGAGCCCTCCGATTTTGGGCGAGAGCTGGAGGATCTGGTTCCGATAAATGCTCTAAATTTTGCCCGAAGCGAAGGGCAGAGGGCGATTCCAGCCATCGCCAAAAACCCGGATCTTCTCCTGGAGATCGAGATGGCTGCAAAGCGGGTCCCCACCCGCCATCAGCTCTTCCTCGGTGACAGCCGTTTTATGGAGGAGATCCCGGACGAGAGCGTCCATCTGGCGGTCACCTCTCCTCCCTACTGGACCCTCAAGGAGTACCCAGCCAACGAGGGGCAGCTCGGCTCCGTCGAAGACTACGAGCAGTTCCTCGACGAGCTGGACAGGGTCTGGCGGAACGTCTTCCGGGTCCTCGTCCCCGGCGGCCGCCTGGTGGTCGTGGTGGGGGACGTCTGCCTTCCGAGGCGCTGCTTCGGCAGGCACGTCGTTTTTCCTCTGCATGCCAGCATCCAGGAGCGGTGCCGGAAGATCGGCTTTGACAACCTCGCGCCGATCATCTGGTACAAGATCGCGAACGCCAGATTCGAGTCGAATAACGGGTCGAAGTTCTTGGGAAAGCCTTATGAGCCGAATGCCATCGTCAAGAACGACATCGAGTACATACTATTTCAGAGAAAGCCGGGAGGGTATCGAAAGCCCTCAAATGCGGCTCGTCTCCTCTCGGTGATCCCCGAGGATCTCCACAAGGAGTGGTTCCAGCAGATCTGGACGATCACGGGGGCATCGACGAGAAAACATCCTGCCCCCTTTCCTCTGGCCCTTGCTGAGAGGCTCATAAGGATGTTCTCCTTCGTTGGAGATACGGTCCTCGACCCCTTCATGGGCACGGGAACCACAAACCTGGCCGCTGGCCAGTGGGGGCGGAGCAGCGTGGGATTCGAGATCGAGCCGACGTATTTTGAGATGGCCTCGAATCGTCTCAACAAGATCAGAAATAAGCAGCTTACGCTGGATTTCGACGGCTTCTAG
- a CDS encoding PaeR7I family type II restriction endonuclease produces MKTFWQIRDRQIKDQERRGGSDQGARSAVTGGKQMDGFVRKIIELMTASGVDEGNIYTKKTHLPGFFRPVKGWDIVVVVDGVLMAAIELKSQVGLSFGNNFNNRTEEAMGTALDIWTAYREGAFCTSPAPWLGYLFLLEDCPESRSPVRTQETHFPVFEEFRGASYAKRYELFCRKLVRERQYNAACFIIADREKSNSFESYIEPADDLSADLFLSQLNRHVGGRE; encoded by the coding sequence GTGAAAACTTTCTGGCAGATCAGAGATCGGCAGATCAAGGACCAGGAGAGGCGCGGCGGGTCTGATCAGGGGGCGCGGAGCGCTGTCACCGGCGGAAAGCAGATGGACGGATTCGTCCGAAAGATCATCGAGCTGATGACGGCAAGCGGCGTCGATGAGGGGAACATCTACACGAAAAAGACTCACCTGCCCGGATTCTTCCGCCCCGTCAAGGGTTGGGATATCGTGGTGGTAGTCGATGGAGTGCTTATGGCTGCCATCGAGCTCAAGTCACAGGTCGGCCTCTCGTTTGGAAACAACTTCAACAACCGCACAGAGGAGGCGATGGGCACGGCCCTGGATATCTGGACCGCTTACAGGGAAGGTGCCTTTTGCACATCCCCTGCGCCCTGGCTTGGGTATCTGTTCTTGCTGGAGGACTGCCCAGAATCAAGAAGCCCGGTGAGAACTCAGGAGACCCACTTTCCGGTCTTCGAGGAGTTTCGGGGCGCTTCATACGCCAAGAGGTACGAGCTATTCTGCCGGAAGCTGGTCCGAGAGCGTCAGTACAATGCAGCATGTTTCATCATTGCAGATCGCGAAAAATCGAACTCATTTGAGAGCTACATCGAACCGGCAGACGACCTCTCTGCAGATCTGTTTTTATCTCAGCTGAATCGCCACGTGGGCGGTCGAGAGTAG